The nucleotide sequence GTTTGGCCTCGCCCGCGGTGAGGCGGAGCTGAACCGGAAAACCAGCCGGGGCTTCTTCGTACGGCAGCGCCTCAGCAATGCGTCGCCGGACGGTCAGGGAATCCCAACCCAGCAACTCGCCCAGCGCTAGGGTGTCGAGGGGGGCGCGGCGCGGCAGCTTCAAGAGATACTGCAAGCGGGTGTCCACCAGCACCGAGTCGTTTCGGTCGAGTACGCGCCCCCGGATGAGCGAGTCGTTCACCACCACACGGCGCTTGGTGTATACTTCGCCCGTGGTTGGATCCTGCGTTGGAGCGCCTGTTTGCTGGTCCGGGGAGGAGCAGGCGGCCAGCACCATAAACACGAAGATTAAACCCTTGCCCCAACAAGTAAAAGCCATACGCATGAGGTAAAGCTAATAAATTGCTGAGGGTAGGATCTGCGCTTTTCGATCAACAGGGTTTGTCACCATCCAAACCGTACCAATTAGACCTTGCGTACGGTGTGGCGGTATAGAAACGAGTATTGGCGCCTCAACTGTAGCTACTATTGCCCATCATCACCGTAAATGGCGTTGATTATCCGGCAACGCATCACTCAACGACTGAAGGCAAATAAGGGCCTTTACACCGAGTAGGCAAACAACTGTGCTGCTTGCTCAGTAGGCGAGGGGCAGCCTTCCCGTTGATTGCCTGGGTAGACGGTAGGTCGGCTGCGCTACACTCGTGCTAGCGTATAAATTGGTTTTTCCCCAGCTTAGGGGTTCGCCTTGGTTGTGCTCGTTCGTGATGTGCGGGCTTGCTGCTGCCGGCGGAAATACACGAAGAAGGGGAGGCCGGTCAGAATCAGGCCTAAGCCCAGAAGTGACTGGATGGGCTGCGTGATTAGCGTATGGCCGGTGAAGGTGAGGGCAAACAGGATCAGAAGGATCTGCACGAACGGGTAGCCGGGTACTGGCCCTGGGATGCGGCCTTGTCGTTTCATTTTCACGACGGCCACAGCCAGCAAGCCATAAAACAGGAAGGTGGCAAAAATGACTAAGTCCGTTAGGCGCTCAAAGGTGCCGGAGATAATCAGTAGTGTACTCCACGTCAGGGTGAAAAATAAAGCGCGGTAGGGCGTGCGGTAGCGAGGGTGTACTGCCGCGGCCGATGGGAAGAAATACCCTTCTTGAGCCATGCGGAAATGCACGCGGGTATGCGAGAGCAGTACCGAATTGAGCGTGCCGAATACGCTCACTAGTATTAAGACCGTCACGCCCGTTTTGCCCCACTTGCCCAGCAAGGATTCAGCCACCACGGCCGCCCCAATTTCGTTCGGGCCTACTGCCGCCAGCTGGGCCAGAGGTAAGGTGCGCAGATACACGTAGTTGATGAGCACATACAGCACAATGGCGATGCTCACCCCACCAATAATGGCCCGCGGTACATTGCGCCGCGGGTTTTTAATTTCACCGGTGACAAAGGAAAGGTCCACCCAGCCATCATAAGCCCAGAACACACTGAGTAGAGCGCCAAAAAAAGCACTGGCCAGCGACACTTCCCGCACGGGCACCGCCGCCGCTGGAGTACTGCTAGAATCCGGCGAAGCCAGAAACAAGCCCGCGAGGATGAGCAGAAGAATGCCCGCGATTTTGGCCGCTGTGAATACGTTGCTGAGCCGCCCACTATCACTTACCCCACGGTAATTCACCCAAGTGAGTGTGGCGGCGGTGCCGATGGCTAAGATCTTAATACCAGAGTCGGCGAAGGGGTAAATCAACTGGCCAATAGAGAGGTGCGCCCAGGTCTCAGCCGGGTTGGGTAAGGGTAGCAGCGCATTAACAGACTGAGCGAAAATGAAAGCCAGCGCCGCCACCGAAGCAGAGCCGATGATGGCAAAATCCGTCCAGCCGAACAGGAAGGAAGCAAAATTGCCAAACGACAGGCGCAGATACTCATAGACGCCGCCCGATTCTTCAGTGAGCGAAGCCATACCCGACAGGTTCAGGGCACCGCAGATGGTGACCAAGCCCGCCACCACCCAGGCAGCCAGTATCCACTGCGCGCTTAGTCCACTCTGGGCCAGCGGCACGATTTTCTTGAACACGCCGGACCCAATCACAATGCCTGCCACCAGCAATGTCCCGCTAATTACACCAAAGGCTCGGACCAGGGTAACGGGAGCAACTACGGGTGGCTTTTCTGGAGCTTTCATTCTTCAAGATAACAGGTTTGGGTACTGCTGAGTATGGCGCTGGCTTGCCGCTCGAACAGCAACAGGGGCGCAGCCTTTATGTCACAGCTGATTGCGAATTATGCTGCGCTAACCGCGGGCCGGATGCAGGGTTCGGTTAATGGTAAGGTAGGCTGATTGCTGCGGTGCGCCTGCTGGTCTTCCGCCACAGGTAAACAGAACTGCACTGTGCAGCCAATGTATTCCAATGCCAATCAATACCCGTGTCGGGCCCGACTTTGAATGCGCGCTTCCCAGCGTTTGCGCTTCGGCGCGATGCTGCCGCGCAGGTATTTTTCTATCACCAAAGCAGCGCACGGCGCGGCGGCGTCTGCCCCAAACCCCCCATTCTCGATATACACCGCCACAGCAATCTGGGGGTTGTCGGCGGGGGCGAAGCCGACGAAGGCGGCGTGGTCGTCGCCCTCGTCGTTTTCTACAGTACCCGTTTTGCCGGCTACTGTGATGCCTACATCTTCCAAACTGGAGGCATCAGCCGTACCGCCGCGCTGCATGACGGCCACCATGCCCGGCATCAAAGCCGCAAAGTGGATACTATCAACAAGGGTAAAGCGCTTCTCGGTGAAGCGCGGCAAGGGGCCGCCTTCCCCAATATTACTTACCAAATGGGGCGGGTAGTACCAGCCGCGGTTGGCAATGATGGCGGCCATGTTGGCCATTTGCAGGCCCGTCAGGTTGATTTCGCCCTGCCCAATGCTGAGCGAATAAATCGAGCGGTACCGCCAGCGGGTGGTGCCCCGGGCCTTGTCGTAGTATTCAGGGGTGGGCAAAAAGCCAGGGGCCTCCCGCGGTATGTCCACGCCCAGCACCGAATCCAGCCCAAACGAGCGGACGTAGCGCCGCCATTGGGCTAGGTTGGCATGGCGGGCTGCTACGGTATCCTGCACCAGACTATCGGGTACATAGTTGATGATTCTTCCCATCACCTGATAGAAGTAGGGGTTGCAGCTATACTTCAGCCCGGCAGTTAGATTGCTGGGTACCGGGTGGCGATGCACGCAGCTCACCAGCTTCTGGTCGCAGCGGAAACCGGTAGTGGGGCTGATAGAACCTAGTTGTAAGGCCACGGCGGCGTTTACTAGCTTGAATACCGAGCCGGGCGGGTTGGCGCGCATGGCCGGCCGGTTGATGAGTGGCATGCCTTCCTGTTGCAGTAGCTTGGCGCGCACCCCAGCCAGATCAGGCGCCGTAATGGTGGCGGGCTTGTAGATGGGCGCCGACACGTAGGCCAGTATCTCGCCAGTCCGCGGATCCAACGCTACTAGGTAGCCTTTGCGGCGGCCTAGCAGTTGCTCAGCGTAGGCCTGTAGTTTCACATCAAGGGTGAGGTGCAGATCCTGGCCTTGCTGAAAGGCGGTGTCAGGTGCCCAATTGCCCTGCGTCTGGCCTAGTTCATCCACCAAAGGATGCAGGGTACCCCGGCGCCCGTTGAGGATGCCGTTGTAGTACCCCTCCACGCCCCCGTTGCGCAACTGGTAGAAACGGCCGCGGCGGTAGCGCTTGGCCTGATTGTAGAACGCCTCGGCCTCGGCGCCCATGTAGCCCAGTACGTGGGCACCCACGCTGGTGGTGTAGCTGCGCTGGCGGCCTTCCGTCAGCGTAAGGTTGGGCCATTCGCGGCTTTTGCGCCTGACCCGCGTCGCTTCGGCAGCCGTAAGCCGCAGCTGGACCGGATAGCCAGCCGGGGCATCTTCGTAGGGCAGGGCATCGGCAATGCGCTTGCGCATGGTCGTTGGCCCCCAGCCGAGCAGCTGGCTCAGCGCTAAGGTGTCGAGGGGCGGGCGGCGCGGCAGCTTCAGCAGGTATTGCGGACGGGTAGCTACTAATACCGAGTCGTGGCGGTCGAGAATGCGGCCGCGCTGCGGTACCTCGGGTAGCACAATGCGCCGCTTGGTGTACACTATGCTCGTATCGGGAGCCTGAATCAGTGAGTCAGTTTGCTGCTGAGGTGATAGGTAGGCGGCCAGCACCAAAAACACTGTGAGTAGACTCATTTTCCAAATTTCAAGCAGGTGTAGCCATGTAGAGTTGGGTTACTCTACGCAGTTACCAAACTCTTAGATGTACATACTCAACTCCCACCCAAAAACAGACGCGCCGCCTGAATTACTCCAAGCGGCGCGATTCCAGCTTGCTGCCTGCGCAGTAGAGGGAGGCGTTTATTTCGGTGACGTGGCTAGTGCAAGTTGTGCTGCGCCAAACTGGCGTTAGACAAACAATTGTATTATCGACAATACTTCTGTTGCAAGTCTGGTGCTTCTTCAACACCATACATAGTAGCTTTAGCCAAGTCAATACAACCAATAGCTGGCTTGTTTCGCCTTTCAATAAAATGCATTGCTTTAGCTAAGTAGCCATAGCCTATTTCTTCACGTAGCCTGCGTATGCTTTCCTGTTGGAACCCATTAAGGTTACTGGTTTTCTCTATTATCGACAGTGATTTCTGCAACTCAGCTAAGTACAAGTCGCTAGTTTCTGCATAATGTTGGTCATCCTGCATTATCAAATAAGTATTTGCTAGCTCGTGATAAACCTTCGTACGGTCGTGATACAGCTCCACTGCCTTTTGACTATCACGCACGGCTTCTGGATACTTATGTAGAAGCACATACATAAGTGCGCGTCGTCTGAAGTAGAAGCCAACTTGGTCATTTAGCGCAATGGCTTTGGACAATGAGGCAGCAGCTTGTACATAATCCTTTTGTGAACTGGCTAACCATACCCACCCAAAATCTAAATCTGGATGAGCTTGCAGCAACGATTTCAGCTGTGCTAGTTGAAATTCCCTATCCGCTTGTGAGCTCATGGCCATTGGATCGAAAGGAGTTATTTCAGCTAGCTCATTTAGCGCGTCAGGCGATTTGCGTAGAGCTTGAGTTGCTTCTTCTAGAGGATCCAGTTTGCTTGCTTTAGGTTTATCAACAAAAAAACGGATTGGCGACCTTTCTAAGGTTTGCTTTAGAACGGGTCCTAGTATAGTCAATTGCTCAGTTAGCCTTACTAAAGCGGTTTCCTTGGTAGTTGGTGCGGTCAAAGTCAAAGGAGCAGGTGAAGAACACGCTGAGAACAATAGAACCGCAAGTAGTGGGCGGCAAAATTTCATACTGGATAAAAAGAATGGGTGCTACCTCAGCAAGGTAGCACCCGTTTTCACTCAGGCAAACTGGCCGTTTACATATTCCGGCGGTACTGTCCGCCGACTTCAAACAGCGCATTCGTAATCTGGCCGAGGGAGCAGAACTTCACGGTTTCCATGAGTTCCTCGAAGAGGTTGCCGTTGGCAATGGCTACTTGTTGTAGCTGCTTCAGGCGCTGCTCGGCGGTGCCTTCGTTGCGGGCGTGCAGGTTCTGGAGCATAGCTATTTGATACTGCTTTTCCTCTTCCGTGGCGCGGATTACCTCGGCCGGGATGACCGTGGGCGAGCCTTTCGAGGAGAGGAAAGTGTTCACGCCGATGATGGGGTACTCGCCGGTGTGTTTCAGCATCTCGTAGTGCATGCTTTCCTCCTGAATCTTGCCGCGCTGGTACATGGTTTCCATGGCCCCGAGCACGCCGCCACGCTCCGTAATGCGGTCAAATTCCATCAGCACGGCTTCTTCCACCAAGTCGGTTAGCTCCTCTATGATGAAGGAGCCTTGCAGCGGGTTTTCGTTTTTGGCCAAGCCTAGCTCTCGATTGATGATGAGCTGGATGGCCATGGCCCGGCGCACCGATTCCTCGGTGGGCGTGGTGATGGCCTCGTCGTAGGCGTTGGTGTGCAGGGAGTTGCAGTTGTCGTAGATGGCGTAGAGGGCCTGCAACGTGGTGCGGATATCGTTGAAGTCGATTTCCTGCGCGTGTAGGCTCCGGCCGCTGGTCTGGATGTGGTACTTCAACATCTGCGAGCGAGCGTTCGCACCGTACTTCAGCTTCATGGCCTTGGCCCAGATGCGGCGCGCCACGCGGCCAATTACCGCGTACTCCGGGTCGATGCCGTTGGAGAAGAAGAACGACAGGTTGGGCGCGAAGTCGTTCACGTCCATACCCCGGCTCACGTAGTACTCCACAAACGTGAAGCCGTTGCTGAGCGTGAGGGCCAACTGCGTGAGCGGATTGGCGCCGGCCTCGGCAATGTGGTAGCCGGAAATCGAAACCGAGTAGAAGTTGCGAACCTTCTCCTTGATGAAGTATTCCTGCACGTCACCCATCAGGCGCAAGGCAAACTCGGTGCTGAAAATGCAGGTGTTCTGTGCCTGGTCTTCCTTCAGGATGTCGGCCTGCACGGTGCCGCGCACCTGGCTGAGTGTGCGCGCCTTGATGGTGGCGTACACGTCGGCGGGCAGCACCTGGTCACCCGTCACGCCGAGCAGCATTAAGCCGAGGCCGTCGTTGCCAGCGGGCAGCTCGCCCTGGTAGCTTGGGCGCACCAAGCCCTTTTCCTGGTACAGCTGGTTGATCTTGGCGTCAACTTCCGATTCCAGCCCTTGCTCCTTAATATAAAGCTCACACTGCTGGTCGATGGCGGCGTTCATGAAGAAGGCGGCCAGTTGCGCAGCAGGGCCGTTGATGGTCATCGACACCGATGTGCTCGGGTTGGCAAGGTTGAAGCCGGAATACAGCTTCTTGGCATCGTCGAGGCAGGCGATGCTCACGCCGGCGTTACCGATTTTGCCGTAAATGTCGGGCCGGTGGTCGGGATCTTCGCCGTAGAGCGTCACCGAGTCGAAGGCCGTGCTCAGGCGCTTGGCCGGCAAGCCCGCTGATACGTAGTGAAAGCGGCGGTTGGTGCGCTCGGGGCCACCTTCACCGGCAAACATGCGGGTCGGGTCTTCACCTTCGCGCTTGAACGGGAACACGCCCGCGGTATAAGGGAATTCGCCGGGTACGTTTTCCTGCAACTGCCAGCGCAGCAAGTCGCCCCACGCGGTATAGCGGGGGAGGCTCACCTTCGGAATCTGCTGGTTGCTGAGGCTGGTGGTGTGCGTCTGGATGCGGATTTCCTTGTCGCGCACCTTGAACACAAACTCCGGCGCTTTGTAGGCGGCTACTTTTTGCGGCCAGGTCTCCAGAAGTTTCCAGTTCTGTCCGTCCAGCCGAAGCTTGACCTCTTCGAAGGTGCTCTCCAGGCCGGCCACGAGTGCTGCTGGTGCGACTCCGTGGCTGCCGTCCCCAGCGCCAGATCCTCCACTGGTGGCGTTTGCTCCGAGGCTTTCAACGGCTCCGATGGCTTCTCGGAGTCCAAAGAGCTGCTGGGCCACTGCCGATTGTTTATCAACCCACTGGTCATATTGATGGATGGTTTCGGTGATTTCGGAAAGGTAACGCGTGCGGTGCGGCGGAATGATGTAGATCTTCTCGGAGTCCTCCTTCGTGGTTGCGAGCTGCGAGGCGAACGGCACGCCGGTTTTCTGCTCTACGGTAGCCAGCAGCGCCCGGTACAGCCGGTTCATGCCGGGGTCGTTGAACTGCGAGGCAATGGTGCCGAAAACGGGCATATCGTCCAGCGGCTTGTCCCAGAGGCCGTGGTTGCGCTGGTACTGCTTGCGCACATCCCGTAGCGCGTCCAGCGCCCCGCGCTTGTCGAACTTGTTGAGGGCAATAACGTCGGCGAAATCGAGCATGTCGATTTTCTCTAGCTGCGTGGCTGCGCCATACTCGGGCGTCATCACATAGAGGCTAGCATCGGAGTGCTCGATGATTTCGGTGTCGGACTGGCCGATGCCGGACGTTTCCAGGATAATCAGGTCGAAATCGGCGGCGCGTACCACGTCCACGGCGTCCTGCACGTATTTGCTGAGCGCCAAGTTGCTTTGGCGCGTGGCGAGGCTGCGCATGTACACTCGCGGCGAGTTGATGGCGTTCATCCGGATACGGTCGCCGAGCAGAGCACCGCCGGTTTTACGCTTGCTCGGGTCAACGGATATAATGGCAATGGTTTTTTCGGGGAAGTCCAGCAGGAAGCGCCGCACCAGCTCATCCACCAACGACGATTTGCCTGCGCCGCCCGTGCCCGTAATGCCCAGGATAGGTGCTTTTTTGCTCTCGGTAGGAGTGGAATCGATGCGCTGATCGGCCTCGCCTTCGGACTTCTGGAACTCGGAAATCAGTTGGCCTTTCACCCGCTCGAACTCCTGCGGGAAGTTCTCGGCGGCCGAAATCAGGCGGCCAATGCTGCGAGCGTCTTTCTCTTTTACGTGGCCGGCTTCGCCGTTCAGGTTTTGGCCGGTCGGGAAGTCGGAGCGTTCCAGCAAATCGTTGATCATGCCCTGCAAGCCCATGGCCCGGCCATCATCGGGGGAGTAGATGCGGGTGATGCCGTGCTGCTGCAACTCCTCGATTTCGGAAGGCAGAATCACGCCGCCGCCGCCACCGAAGATCTTAACGTGACCCGCACCGCGCTCTTGCAGCAGGTCGTACATATACTTGAAGTACTCGTTGTGGCCGCCTTGGTACGAAGTAATGGCAATGGCCTGCGCATCTTCCTGAATGGCGCAATCCACGATTTCCTGCACCGAGCGGTTGTGGCCCAGGTGAATAACTTCGGCGCCGCTGCTTTGAATGATGCGGCGCATGATGTTGATGGCGGCATCGTGCCCATCAAAGAGGGCCGCCGCTGTCACGATACGAACGTGGTTTAAAGGCTTATACGGAGCTACGGGAGCTACTGACATAGCAGGTGGGAATTGGGTGGAATTTGGGGCAGCAAAGGTACGAAAAAAGCCCCGGCAGGGGCTTTTACGTAAGTTCAACCCAATCAACTGCCGTATTCCTCATTCTCTTAGCGCACTATGAAGCAACGTAATGTAGAGTTCAATGAAGTTGAGCAGATCATTCAGCTTATGAATGGTCAGCTAGCATGGCGGAGCCGAGCGGGAAGTGGCACGGGTTCCATATTCACGTTGCAGTTCGGGCCGGCATTAGCCACCGACGAAACGCGGGGAGAGTTTGATCTAATGGTATACTGTGCTTGGCGGATTATTGAAGGAAACGCCATCATTTGCACATGGCACAACGACTCTGATTCCATTTTAGCACCAGCACTAATAGCATTTGAAGGTACTCAGGTTACCAACGCCACGCTCACCACATGGGGAGATTTAATTATCCATTTCGATACAGGTCGTGCTTTGCAGATTTGGAACGACAAGCCATTTGAAAATTCTGATAGCTGGAATATTGGCTATCAGGGCAAAGGATACTATTCTATTGGAGTAGGTGAGGGGTTTTGTTATGAGTTTGGCTCATGAGAAGAACATACCACGTAGGTAACTGAAAGTGAAGCATGCAGAAACAGGTAGCTAACCAATATGCTACTCCGTCATGACCGTGAAATACAGGCTCGGCTGCATGTCATGAGTGGTCCAGGCGGCTTGGCTGTTCTCGCGCTCCACCATGACTTGCCGCGACTGACGCGTGACGGGAATAGAGAAGTACTTGTCTTCCGGGTCAGCCTTTTCGCTTTGCAGCCACTGAATGGTAGCTACCACTGGTTGCGCCTCCAGTTCAAGCTCGTACGGGCGCAGGTCCACCGTGAGCCAGCCCCGTTGCTCTTTGGTGCACAGCAGTTGAATGTCTTGTGAGAGTAGTGCTCGGCCTGGGCGGCCCTGTTCCAGGGCGTAGAGGTTGAGCCGGAAGCGGAGTCGCTCGTAGTTGTTGGCCGATAAAAAGATGTGGAACTCCTCTAGATAGGTGCGGCGGACGGGCTTTAGTACGGTGCCAAATTCCCAGCCCCACTCGTTTTCAACGGTTCTTTTGCCGCTGGAGCCTCCTATCCAGAAAATGTCGCCTTTTTCTTTAGTGTAACCTAGCAAGGCCGGGTGGAGGCGGCGATGCTCCACCTTTATTTCACGCAGAATCTGCTCTTGAGGGGCTAGCCGGAATACGCGCTGGCCGGTAGCTAAAGCACTGGGTAGCACCACGGCAGACGAAAAACCCACGCAGGAAACGATAAGCGTGTCTCGCAGGCTATAGGGAAGGCGCAGCAGATAACGGCCTTGCTCGTCGGCCACCGTGCCTAGGCCACGGCCGGGCACGCCTAACGTCGCGAAAGGGACTGGCTCCCCGGTTTTGGTGTTAAGTATTTGGCCTTCAAGACTACTGGTTTGGGCTCGAAGCGTGAAGCTCACCAAGCAGCATAAGACAAGCAAAGAATGTTTGAAAAGCATTCAAATAATGGAATATAAACCACTGGGCTAATTGAAATTAGGGGCAATATACTGCGGTGGCACACGCTGACCGCAGAACACGAAAAATTAAGGGTACGGCACAAGAAAACAGCTGACCCGCTCGGAAGTGGGCCAGCTGTAGCTGTTCGAATACTGGATAAGGTAAGGTTACTCTGCTGCCTGCTTCTCCAACTCCTGAAGCAGTTCATCGGCTGCCTTTGCTATATCGGAGTAGCCTTGCTGCGCGGCGCGCTCCTTCGCGGCAATCAGCCCATCACGGTGCACGGTCTTGAAGTCGCCGTAGGGAAAGTGGTAGCGGCCTTTAGTGTCTTCACCTTTGCTCATATCGAGGCCGAGATGCCACTGGCCGTATTCTGCTATTTCGTGCTTGTCCAGAAATTTGTTTTCGACGTCGGCACTCGGGTTGTGCTCGCTCCACTGGCCTTCGTCATTCTTGAACTTGCCTTCTTCAAGGAGGCGCTGAGCGAATTTTACGGCGGCTGGATTCAGTTCGATTTTCATGAGCGTGAACGTTTAGATGTACACTTCGCTGGCCAAACAGCCAACTACAGAGGTACGTGCGGCCCTGCTGCAAGTTCATGTTCAGCTCGCCTCAGTCCCGCTTAAATAAGTAGCTAGACCGAACTGAAAAGGTGATGTAAAGTTCTAGATAGGCAGTAAGTGAGCGTGCTACACACAACTAGCTAGGCAACGAGATGTCCCGTTATATCAAACAGCCAGACTACCGTTCGGTAATCTGGCTGTTTGACGAAACAAGGGCTAAACAAGAACGCTACGCCGGTATCAAATTGTGCGGATTGATAACGAATTTCTTCGCTACGCCGCTATCAAACTCTGCGTAGCCTTCGGGCGCTTGATCGAGGCTGATAACCTCCACATTCACGGCTTTTGCAATCTGTACTTTATCGTACAGGATGGCTTGCATGAGTTGGCGATTGTAGCTCATCACAGGCGTCTGGCCGGTATGGAAGGAGTGGCTCTTGGCCCAGCCCAACCCGAAACGAATCGACAGGCTGCCTTTCTGGGCGGCTTTGTCTTCAGCACCGGGGTCTTCGGTTACGTAGAGGCCCGGAATACCAATGGAGCCACCTGCGCGGGTGATTTCCATCAGCGAATTGAGCACGGCGGCAGGCACCTCTTTCTTCGAGTCGGTACCGTGGCCGCTGGCCTCGAAGCCTACGCAGTCGACGGCGCAGTCAATCTCCGGTACGCCCAGAATCTGGGTGATTTGCTCGGTAAGCGTAGCGTCGAGGGTTAAGTCAACGGTTTCGCAACCGAAGGAGCGAGCATGTGCCAGGCGAGCCTTGTTCATATCGCCAACAATAACAACCGCTGCTCCGAGCAACTGTGCGGAAGCCGCTGCCGCCAAGCCTACTGGCCCTGCTCCGGCAACATAAACGGTGGTACCAGGGCCTACGCCCGCCTTCACGGCACCGTGGAAGCCCGTCGGGAAAATGTCGCTGAGCATGGTCAGGTCCCGGATTTTCTCCATTGCCTGGTCCTTGTTCGGAAACTTGAGTAGGTTGAAGTCGGCGTAGGGCACCATCACGTACTCCGCCTGCCCACCAACCCAGCCCCCCATGTCGACATAGCCATAGGCACCGCCCGCGCGGCCTTCGTTCACGGTCAGGCAAATACCGGTTTTCATTTCTTTGCAGGTGCGGCACCGACCGCAGGCCACGTTGAACGGCACCGATACCAAATCGCCCGGCTTCAGAAACTCGACATCAGTACCAGCTTCCACCACTTCGCCCGTGATTTCGTGGCCTAGCACTAACCCGGCTGGTGCCGTAGTCCGGCCCCGCACCATATGCTGGTCGGAACCGCAAATGTTAGTGGAAACTACTTTCAGGATCACCCCGTGGGTGATTTTCTTGCCTTTAGGATTTTTGAGTTCCGG is from Hymenobacter tibetensis and encodes:
- a CDS encoding methylmalonyl-CoA mutase family protein, whose translation is MSVAPVAPYKPLNHVRIVTAAALFDGHDAAINIMRRIIQSSGAEVIHLGHNRSVQEIVDCAIQEDAQAIAITSYQGGHNEYFKYMYDLLQERGAGHVKIFGGGGGVILPSEIEELQQHGITRIYSPDDGRAMGLQGMINDLLERSDFPTGQNLNGEAGHVKEKDARSIGRLISAAENFPQEFERVKGQLISEFQKSEGEADQRIDSTPTESKKAPILGITGTGGAGKSSLVDELVRRFLLDFPEKTIAIISVDPSKRKTGGALLGDRIRMNAINSPRVYMRSLATRQSNLALSKYVQDAVDVVRAADFDLIILETSGIGQSDTEIIEHSDASLYVMTPEYGAATQLEKIDMLDFADVIALNKFDKRGALDALRDVRKQYQRNHGLWDKPLDDMPVFGTIASQFNDPGMNRLYRALLATVEQKTGVPFASQLATTKEDSEKIYIIPPHRTRYLSEITETIHQYDQWVDKQSAVAQQLFGLREAIGAVESLGANATSGGSGAGDGSHGVAPAALVAGLESTFEEVKLRLDGQNWKLLETWPQKVAAYKAPEFVFKVRDKEIRIQTHTTSLSNQQIPKVSLPRYTAWGDLLRWQLQENVPGEFPYTAGVFPFKREGEDPTRMFAGEGGPERTNRRFHYVSAGLPAKRLSTAFDSVTLYGEDPDHRPDIYGKIGNAGVSIACLDDAKKLYSGFNLANPSTSVSMTINGPAAQLAAFFMNAAIDQQCELYIKEQGLESEVDAKINQLYQEKGLVRPSYQGELPAGNDGLGLMLLGVTGDQVLPADVYATIKARTLSQVRGTVQADILKEDQAQNTCIFSTEFALRLMGDVQEYFIKEKVRNFYSVSISGYHIAEAGANPLTQLALTLSNGFTFVEYYVSRGMDVNDFAPNLSFFFSNGIDPEYAVIGRVARRIWAKAMKLKYGANARSQMLKYHIQTSGRSLHAQEIDFNDIRTTLQALYAIYDNCNSLHTNAYDEAITTPTEESVRRAMAIQLIINRELGLAKNENPLQGSFIIEELTDLVEEAVLMEFDRITERGGVLGAMETMYQRGKIQEESMHYEMLKHTGEYPIIGVNTFLSSKGSPTVIPAEVIRATEEEKQYQIAMLQNLHARNEGTAEQRLKQLQQVAIANGNLFEELMETVKFCSLGQITNALFEVGGQYRRNM
- a CDS encoding APC family permease, producing the protein MKAPEKPPVVAPVTLVRAFGVISGTLLVAGIVIGSGVFKKIVPLAQSGLSAQWILAAWVVAGLVTICGALNLSGMASLTEESGGVYEYLRLSFGNFASFLFGWTDFAIIGSASVAALAFIFAQSVNALLPLPNPAETWAHLSIGQLIYPFADSGIKILAIGTAATLTWVNYRGVSDSGRLSNVFTAAKIAGILLLILAGLFLASPDSSSTPAAAVPVREVSLASAFFGALLSVFWAYDGWVDLSFVTGEIKNPRRNVPRAIIGGVSIAIVLYVLINYVYLRTLPLAQLAAVGPNEIGAAVVAESLLGKWGKTGVTVLILVSVFGTLNSVLLSHTRVHFRMAQEGYFFPSAAAVHPRYRTPYRALFFTLTWSTLLIISGTFERLTDLVIFATFLFYGLLAVAVVKMKRQGRIPGPVPGYPFVQILLILFALTFTGHTLITQPIQSLLGLGLILTGLPFFVYFRRQQQARTSRTSTTKANP
- a CDS encoding carboxypeptidase-like regulatory domain-containing protein is translated as MLFKHSLLVLCCLVSFTLRAQTSSLEGQILNTKTGEPVPFATLGVPGRGLGTVADEQGRYLLRLPYSLRDTLIVSCVGFSSAVVLPSALATGQRVFRLAPQEQILREIKVEHRRLHPALLGYTKEKGDIFWIGGSSGKRTVENEWGWEFGTVLKPVRRTYLEEFHIFLSANNYERLRFRLNLYALEQGRPGRALLSQDIQLLCTKEQRGWLTVDLRPYELELEAQPVVATIQWLQSEKADPEDKYFSIPVTRQSRQVMVERENSQAAWTTHDMQPSLYFTVMTE
- a CDS encoding peptidoglycan D,D-transpeptidase FtsI family protein, encoding MSLLTVFLVLAAYLSPQQQTDSLIQAPDTSIVYTKRRIVLPEVPQRGRILDRHDSVLVATRPQYLLKLPRRPPLDTLALSQLLGWGPTTMRKRIADALPYEDAPAGYPVQLRLTAAEATRVRRKSREWPNLTLTEGRQRSYTTSVGAHVLGYMGAEAEAFYNQAKRYRRGRFYQLRNGGVEGYYNGILNGRRGTLHPLVDELGQTQGNWAPDTAFQQGQDLHLTLDVKLQAYAEQLLGRRKGYLVALDPRTGEILAYVSAPIYKPATITAPDLAGVRAKLLQQEGMPLINRPAMRANPPGSVFKLVNAAVALQLGSISPTTGFRCDQKLVSCVHRHPVPSNLTAGLKYSCNPYFYQVMGRIINYVPDSLVQDTVAARHANLAQWRRYVRSFGLDSVLGVDIPREAPGFLPTPEYYDKARGTTRWRYRSIYSLSIGQGEINLTGLQMANMAAIIANRGWYYPPHLVSNIGEGGPLPRFTEKRFTLVDSIHFAALMPGMVAVMQRGGTADASSLEDVGITVAGKTGTVENDEGDDHAAFVGFAPADNPQIAVAVYIENGGFGADAAAPCAALVIEKYLRGSIAPKRKRWEARIQSRARHGY
- a CDS encoding tetratricopeptide repeat protein, with translation MKFCRPLLAVLLFSACSSPAPLTLTAPTTKETALVRLTEQLTILGPVLKQTLERSPIRFFVDKPKASKLDPLEEATQALRKSPDALNELAEITPFDPMAMSSQADREFQLAQLKSLLQAHPDLDFGWVWLASSQKDYVQAAASLSKAIALNDQVGFYFRRRALMYVLLHKYPEAVRDSQKAVELYHDRTKVYHELANTYLIMQDDQHYAETSDLYLAELQKSLSIIEKTSNLNGFQQESIRRLREEIGYGYLAKAMHFIERRNKPAIGCIDLAKATMYGVEEAPDLQQKYCR
- the fdhA gene encoding formaldehyde dehydrogenase, glutathione-independent, producing the protein MASNRGVVYIGPGKVEVQSIDFPELKNPKGKKITHGVILKVVSTNICGSDQHMVRGRTTAPAGLVLGHEITGEVVEAGTDVEFLKPGDLVSVPFNVACGRCRTCKEMKTGICLTVNEGRAGGAYGYVDMGGWVGGQAEYVMVPYADFNLLKFPNKDQAMEKIRDLTMLSDIFPTGFHGAVKAGVGPGTTVYVAGAGPVGLAAAASAQLLGAAVVIVGDMNKARLAHARSFGCETVDLTLDATLTEQITQILGVPEIDCAVDCVGFEASGHGTDSKKEVPAAVLNSLMEITRAGGSIGIPGLYVTEDPGAEDKAAQKGSLSIRFGLGWAKSHSFHTGQTPVMSYNRQLMQAILYDKVQIAKAVNVEVISLDQAPEGYAEFDSGVAKKFVINPHNLIPA